The Nocardia sp. XZ_19_385 genome contains a region encoding:
- a CDS encoding PadR family transcriptional regulator, which produces MATKRKVNNLLALAVLSVIVERPMHRYEIASMLKQRGKDRDMDIKWGSLYTVVQNMAKAGFLEEIGSERDGARPERVIYQITDAGRAEMRDWTTELIADPELEASRFTAGLSMLGVLPPDLVIELLGNRIAVLDEVLESGRAELAELKGKLPRLFTVETEYGLAMLAAELAWAHSFRAELVDGTFPDLGFWRRMHAENIDPAEVFDMVERGEIPE; this is translated from the coding sequence ATGGCTACGAAACGCAAGGTCAACAACCTGCTGGCACTGGCAGTGCTGTCGGTGATCGTGGAACGGCCGATGCACCGCTACGAGATCGCGTCCATGCTCAAGCAGCGTGGCAAAGACCGCGACATGGACATCAAATGGGGCTCGCTGTACACGGTCGTGCAGAACATGGCCAAGGCCGGATTCCTGGAGGAGATCGGCAGCGAGCGCGACGGCGCCCGGCCGGAACGGGTGATCTACCAGATCACCGACGCCGGGCGCGCCGAAATGCGGGACTGGACCACCGAATTGATCGCCGACCCGGAGCTGGAGGCGTCGCGCTTCACGGCCGGCCTCTCCATGCTCGGCGTGCTGCCGCCGGACCTGGTGATCGAACTGCTCGGCAACCGGATCGCCGTCTTGGACGAGGTGCTCGAATCGGGCCGCGCGGAGCTGGCGGAGCTGAAAGGCAAGCTGCCGCGACTGTTCACCGTGGAGACCGAATACGGGCTGGCGATGCTGGCGGCGGAACTCGCGTGGGCGCATTCGTTCCGCGCCGAGCTGGTCGACGGGACCTTCCCGGACCTGGGATTCTGGCGGCGGATGCACGCCGAGAACATCGATCCGGCCGAAGTCTTCGACATGGTGGAGAGGGGGGAAATACCGGAGTAG
- a CDS encoding NAD(P)/FAD-dependent oxidoreductase, whose protein sequence is MSTTRSALVIGGGIAGPVAATALRKAGIDARVFEAYPGPAFNIGSGLALAPNGVAALDVIDAGDRVRDIAFPISEMALSIGGKIHQVPGLPEVEPLQMVDRSELHRTLHDQAVAAGVPFEYNKRLLHVDEDADGVTAHFADGSTATADVLIGADGIRSTVRELIDPNAPGPDYTGMLGFGAMVDCDLDIPAGSMVFAYGHRAYYLYGAVGNGRFMWGANLPSKQYLSLSEARALPAEHWLKILRDTYGDDTAGGALVRATNADNLEVVGALHIMPPVPHWYRGRMVLVGDSVHAPSNSSGQGASLGIESAIQLARCLRDLPRERAFAAYEQLRRSRVEGVAKRAAKINHSKTPGPVARKVMNLVMPVMFRLMDQEKQLGDEQRYRIDWDAPVSAELVTA, encoded by the coding sequence ATGTCCACAACACGTTCCGCACTGGTCATCGGCGGCGGCATCGCCGGTCCGGTCGCCGCGACAGCCTTGCGCAAGGCGGGCATCGACGCCCGTGTCTTCGAGGCCTATCCCGGGCCCGCGTTCAATATCGGCAGCGGGCTCGCGCTGGCGCCCAACGGCGTGGCCGCGCTCGATGTGATCGATGCCGGAGATCGGGTGCGCGACATCGCATTTCCGATTTCCGAGATGGCGCTGTCGATCGGCGGCAAGATCCACCAGGTACCGGGCCTGCCCGAGGTGGAGCCGCTGCAGATGGTCGATCGCAGTGAGCTGCACCGGACACTGCACGATCAGGCGGTCGCCGCGGGGGTGCCGTTCGAGTACAACAAGCGACTGCTGCACGTCGACGAGGACGCCGACGGTGTCACCGCACACTTCGCCGACGGCAGCACCGCCACCGCCGATGTGCTCATCGGTGCGGACGGCATTCGGTCGACGGTGCGGGAGCTGATCGATCCGAACGCGCCGGGGCCGGACTACACCGGCATGCTGGGGTTCGGCGCGATGGTCGACTGCGATCTCGACATCCCGGCGGGGTCCATGGTTTTCGCGTACGGCCACCGGGCGTACTACCTGTATGGAGCCGTTGGAAACGGTCGCTTCATGTGGGGCGCGAATCTGCCCAGCAAGCAGTATCTTTCGCTGAGCGAGGCGCGGGCGCTGCCGGCCGAGCATTGGCTGAAGATCCTGCGGGACACCTACGGTGACGACACCGCAGGCGGCGCCCTGGTGCGGGCTACCAATGCCGACAATTTGGAAGTTGTTGGGGCACTGCACATCATGCCGCCGGTGCCGCACTGGTACCGGGGCCGGATGGTGCTGGTCGGTGACTCGGTGCACGCGCCGTCCAACAGCTCCGGGCAGGGTGCTTCGCTGGGTATCGAGAGCGCGATCCAGTTGGCGCGCTGCCTGCGGGATCTACCGCGCGAGCGCGCCTTCGCGGCGTACGAGCAGCTGCGGCGGTCCCGTGTGGAGGGTGTGGCCAAGCGGGCCGCGAAGATCAACCACAGCAAGACGCCGGGTCCGGTGGCCCGGAAGGTGATGAATCTGGTGATGCCGGTGATGTTCCGGCTGATGGATCAGGAGAAGCAGCTCGGAGACGAGCAGCGCTACCGGATCGATTGGGACGCACCGGTATCCGCGGAGCTCGTCACCGCGTGA
- a CDS encoding MDR family MFS transporter — MTEAVAVAEKSAPEALSRGRINLIFGTIVLGMLMAALDQTIVSAALPSIVADLGGAGHMAWVVTAYMLTEAVSTALAGKLGDLFGRKLIFQLSGVIFIAGSAVAGLAHDMLLLIVARGIQGIGAGGLMVTAMALIADTIPLRERGKYQGALGAVFGITTVVGPTLGGLFTDHASWRWCFYVNVPIAIIMIALAARTIPRVRAVARPIIDYAGIGLVAAGVSCLILGLEFGGQEYPWGSWQIIALFAASVLLLAAFVAVELRAPEPMLPMKLFRSNVFTVCSILSFIVGFAMIGSMTFLPAYFQYVDGVSATMSGVRTLPLVVGLMFTSILSGQVVAKTGRYRYFPIGGTAVMALGLWLMSTMGRTTSTWQESLYMLVLGMGLGLSMQVLTIVVQNTVPYADLGTATSGVTFFRTLGSAFGATIFGTLYTNQLTPKLGQALAQSPGVSPEVAASPEALRNLPADKAAPIIDAYAQSIDFVFKWVVPVALLGFLVAWFLKQVPLRDSIRGGAKDVGEGFSMPEHSDRVALLERAVGAAMHKAHANGGSIGAGILADAGSDLSRGQAWALGQIYLHNKIRGGATIVSIARAHKVPDEVIEPVIVKMMGAGFVDADDGNLDLTDSGRAEVDRVHLAWRRWLSGRIDDWDDRDPADGALLDEALDNIARKLLDDQLEHDEVRVS; from the coding sequence ATGACCGAGGCAGTTGCTGTCGCCGAGAAGTCGGCCCCGGAAGCGCTCAGCCGCGGCCGGATCAACCTCATTTTCGGCACCATCGTGCTGGGCATGCTGATGGCCGCGCTGGACCAGACGATCGTGTCGGCGGCCCTGCCCAGCATCGTCGCGGACCTCGGCGGCGCGGGACATATGGCCTGGGTGGTCACCGCCTACATGCTTACCGAGGCGGTATCGACGGCGCTGGCGGGCAAGCTGGGTGACCTGTTCGGCCGCAAGCTGATCTTCCAGCTCAGTGGTGTCATTTTCATAGCCGGTTCGGCGGTTGCCGGTCTCGCGCACGACATGCTGCTGCTGATCGTCGCCCGCGGTATTCAGGGCATCGGCGCGGGCGGGCTGATGGTGACCGCGATGGCGTTGATCGCCGACACCATCCCGCTGCGCGAACGCGGTAAGTATCAAGGCGCGCTCGGCGCGGTCTTCGGCATCACAACGGTGGTCGGGCCCACGCTCGGTGGCCTGTTCACCGACCACGCCAGCTGGCGCTGGTGCTTCTACGTCAACGTGCCGATCGCGATCATCATGATCGCGCTGGCGGCGCGCACCATCCCGCGGGTGCGGGCGGTCGCGCGGCCGATCATCGATTACGCGGGCATCGGCCTGGTCGCGGCCGGTGTCTCCTGCCTGATTCTCGGATTGGAGTTCGGCGGGCAGGAATACCCGTGGGGCTCTTGGCAGATCATCGCGCTGTTCGCGGCGTCGGTGCTGCTGCTGGCGGCATTCGTCGCGGTGGAGCTGCGGGCGCCAGAACCGATGCTGCCGATGAAACTGTTCCGCAGCAACGTTTTCACGGTGTGCTCGATCCTGAGCTTCATCGTGGGCTTCGCCATGATCGGCTCGATGACCTTCCTGCCCGCGTATTTCCAGTACGTGGACGGGGTTTCGGCCACCATGTCGGGCGTGCGCACGCTACCGCTGGTGGTCGGGTTGATGTTCACCTCGATCCTGTCCGGGCAGGTGGTCGCGAAAACCGGCCGCTACCGGTACTTTCCGATCGGCGGCACCGCGGTGATGGCACTGGGCCTGTGGCTGATGTCCACCATGGGCCGCACCACCAGCACCTGGCAGGAATCGTTGTACATGCTGGTGCTCGGCATGGGCCTCGGCCTGTCCATGCAGGTGCTCACCATCGTGGTGCAGAACACCGTGCCCTACGCCGATCTGGGTACCGCGACCTCCGGTGTCACGTTCTTCCGCACCCTCGGAAGTGCTTTCGGCGCAACGATATTCGGCACCCTCTACACCAATCAGCTCACGCCGAAGCTGGGTCAGGCGCTCGCGCAGTCGCCCGGGGTGTCGCCGGAGGTCGCGGCGAGTCCGGAGGCATTGCGCAATCTGCCCGCCGACAAAGCCGCCCCGATCATCGATGCCTATGCGCAGTCGATCGACTTCGTCTTCAAGTGGGTGGTGCCGGTAGCGCTGCTCGGCTTCCTCGTTGCCTGGTTCCTGAAACAGGTGCCGTTGCGCGACAGCATCCGGGGCGGGGCAAAGGATGTGGGCGAAGGCTTTTCGATGCCGGAACATTCCGACCGGGTGGCGCTGCTGGAACGGGCGGTGGGGGCTGCCATGCACAAGGCGCACGCGAACGGCGGCTCGATCGGCGCGGGAATTCTCGCCGACGCCGGTAGCGATCTCAGTCGCGGGCAGGCGTGGGCGCTCGGGCAGATATACCTGCACAACAAGATTCGCGGCGGCGCCACCATCGTCTCGATCGCGCGGGCGCACAAGGTTCCGGACGAGGTCATCGAGCCGGTGATCGTGAAGATGATGGGCGCGGGCTTCGTCGACGCCGACGACGGGAATCTGGACCTCACCGATTCCGGGCGAGCCGAGGTGGATCGGGTCCACCTGGCCTGGCGGCGCTGGTTGAGTGGCCGGATCGACGACTGGGACGACCGGGATCCGGCGGACGGCGCCCTGCTCGACGAAGCGCTGGACAATATCGCCCGGAAATTGCTCGACGACCAGCTGGAGCATGACGAGGTCCGAGTGTCCTGA